One Phycisphaeraceae bacterium genomic window carries:
- the rpoC gene encoding DNA-directed RNA polymerase subunit beta': MAESVYDRVNDFSSVRITLASPNDIRSWSFGEVKKPETINYRTYRPEKDGLFCERIFGPERDYECACGKYKGTKYKGIICDRCGVKVTHSRVRRKRMGHINLAAPVVHIWFFKAMPSRLGNLLAMKTSDMEKIVYFQDYVVVDPGDTDLKFKQVMTEDEHRQAVDKYGSAFRALMGAEAIRELIERTDLDALAEELRTGLRETRSKQKTKELAQRLKIVEAIRNSENDPRWLVMDVVPVIPPDLRPLVLLESGNFATSDLNDLYRRIINRNNRLKKLMDLNAPEVIIRNEKRMLQQAVDALFDNGRCRRPVLGSSNRPLKSLTDMIKGKQGRFRENLLGKRVDYSGRSVIVVGPELKLHQCGLPKKIALELFQPFIIRKLKEHGYADTIKSAKRMLERRDPEVWDILEEVIYQHPVLLNRAPTLHRMGIQAFEPVLVEGNAIRIHPLVCTGFNADFDGDQMAVHLPLSVEAQAEAHVLMLSTHNIFSPANGKPIISPSQDIVLGVYFLTTTLELPKEETGLPRYKDRREAILAFEQGKIKLHDPIVVRLDGFTLQVNSQSSRPTTLAKNGRVITTVGRVLFSDILSEGMPFYNCALGKKGCARVIDDAFLYAGRAETIDLLDRMKEIGFKQSTLAGVSIGITDLRIPEGKNKLIADAEKLVMRVERNYEQGVITARERYNQLLDIWAHCREQVTKELMETLRNDRRILETGEYVPVNSDKGNKYLNPVYLMSDSGARGNVSQMQQLAGMRGLMAKPSGEIIETPIRANFREGLKVLEYFSSTHGARKGLADTALKTADSGYLTRKLCDVAQSVIVGEMDCGSKRGIVKRALYKGEEIDVPLSEQIVGRVSRNTITNPVTDEVIVRENEMITTEAARRVEELGIDSVVVRSALTTDSAFGCSALDYGMDMSTGKLVEEGMAVGIIAAQSIGEPGTQLTMRTFHTGGVATTKLTENSIKAAHGGTIELRDCAEAPVKDEEGVDCLAALKRNGEIAVLDAKGRELEKYKVPYGSWIMVKPGEQAKRGQLLVKWDPHRTPILAEKAGKVRFVDIQIGETVREEDAGRGQAALVIIEHKGEMHPQIVVEDAEGKILDFHFLPAKARIEVREGTMITPGAMLARQPRSAGTSQDIVGGLPRVTEIFEARKPKDPAFMAEISGRVELLSDIRKGKMTIRVTSDAGLTVDHHVPRDKHILVHTGDYVTAGDAVTDGPLVLQDILRIKGEEALYTYMIDEVQSVYRAQGVPINDKHIEVIIAQMLRKVRVENSGDTDFLPHDVVDKFAFRKKNADVADMVRVSDAGDTDLALGALVHKKDIREANARAEAEGKQPAKAKRAKPATGRTLLLGITKASLQSDSFLSGASFQETTKVLTEAALKGAVDTLVGLKENVLLGHLIPAGTGFHRHQSIEVVRLAEPVDEDDWDEEAMLEEAAMRAEELGARPDDPTASLPIEIGEGVGSSDTAGLKG, translated from the coding sequence ATGGCTGAGAGCGTGTACGACAGGGTTAACGACTTCTCCTCGGTGCGGATCACCCTCGCGTCCCCGAACGACATCCGTTCGTGGTCGTTCGGCGAGGTCAAGAAGCCCGAGACGATCAACTACCGCACCTACCGCCCCGAGAAGGACGGTCTGTTCTGCGAGCGCATCTTCGGGCCCGAGCGCGACTACGAGTGCGCGTGCGGCAAGTACAAGGGCACGAAGTACAAGGGCATCATCTGCGACCGCTGCGGCGTGAAGGTGACCCACTCGCGCGTGCGGCGCAAGCGCATGGGCCACATCAACCTGGCCGCGCCCGTCGTGCACATCTGGTTCTTCAAGGCGATGCCCAGCCGTCTGGGCAACCTGCTCGCGATGAAGACCAGCGACATGGAGAAGATCGTCTATTTCCAGGACTACGTGGTCGTGGACCCGGGCGACACCGACCTGAAGTTCAAGCAGGTCATGACCGAGGACGAGCACCGCCAGGCGGTCGACAAGTACGGCTCGGCGTTCCGCGCGCTCATGGGCGCCGAGGCGATCCGCGAGCTGATCGAGCGGACGGATCTGGACGCGCTCGCTGAAGAGCTGCGCACCGGTCTGCGCGAGACCCGCTCGAAGCAGAAGACGAAAGAGCTGGCGCAGCGACTCAAGATCGTCGAGGCGATCCGCAACTCCGAGAACGACCCGCGCTGGCTCGTGATGGACGTGGTCCCGGTGATCCCGCCCGACCTGCGCCCGCTGGTGCTGCTCGAGAGCGGGAACTTCGCGACGAGCGATCTGAACGACCTGTACCGGCGCATCATCAACCGCAACAACCGCCTCAAGAAGCTGATGGACCTCAACGCCCCCGAGGTCATCATCCGCAACGAGAAGCGCATGCTGCAGCAGGCGGTCGACGCGCTGTTCGACAACGGGCGTTGCCGTCGCCCGGTGCTCGGCTCGTCCAACCGCCCGCTCAAGTCGCTGACCGACATGATCAAGGGCAAGCAGGGCCGCTTCCGCGAGAACCTGCTGGGCAAGCGCGTCGACTATTCCGGCCGCTCGGTCATCGTCGTCGGCCCCGAGCTGAAGCTGCACCAGTGCGGCCTTCCCAAGAAGATCGCGCTCGAGCTGTTCCAGCCCTTCATCATCCGCAAGCTCAAGGAGCACGGCTACGCCGACACCATCAAGTCGGCCAAGCGCATGCTCGAGCGGCGCGACCCCGAGGTGTGGGACATCCTCGAAGAGGTCATCTACCAGCACCCTGTGCTGCTGAACCGCGCGCCGACCCTCCACCGAATGGGCATCCAGGCCTTCGAGCCGGTGCTGGTGGAAGGCAACGCGATCCGCATCCACCCGCTGGTGTGCACGGGCTTCAACGCCGACTTCGACGGCGACCAGATGGCGGTCCACCTGCCCCTCTCCGTCGAGGCGCAGGCCGAGGCGCACGTGCTGATGCTCAGCACGCACAACATCTTCTCGCCCGCCAACGGCAAGCCGATCATCTCCCCCTCGCAGGACATCGTGCTGGGCGTGTACTTCCTCACGACCACGCTCGAGCTGCCCAAGGAGGAGACCGGGCTGCCCCGCTACAAGGACCGTCGCGAGGCGATCCTGGCGTTCGAGCAGGGCAAGATCAAGCTGCACGACCCGATCGTGGTCCGCCTCGACGGCTTCACGCTGCAGGTGAACTCGCAGAGCAGCCGGCCGACGACGCTTGCGAAGAACGGTCGCGTGATCACCACGGTGGGTCGCGTGCTGTTCAGCGACATCCTGTCGGAGGGCATGCCCTTCTACAACTGCGCGCTGGGCAAGAAGGGCTGCGCGCGGGTCATCGACGACGCGTTCCTGTACGCAGGTCGCGCCGAGACGATCGACCTGCTCGACCGCATGAAGGAGATCGGCTTCAAGCAGTCGACCCTGGCGGGCGTGTCGATCGGCATCACCGACCTGCGCATCCCCGAGGGCAAGAACAAGCTGATCGCGGACGCCGAGAAGCTGGTGATGCGCGTCGAGCGCAACTATGAGCAGGGCGTCATCACGGCGCGCGAGCGGTACAACCAGCTCCTGGACATCTGGGCGCACTGCCGCGAGCAGGTGACCAAGGAGCTCATGGAGACCCTGCGCAACGACCGGCGCATCCTCGAGACCGGCGAGTACGTGCCGGTGAACTCCGACAAGGGCAACAAGTACCTGAACCCGGTGTACCTGATGTCCGACTCGGGCGCACGCGGCAACGTGTCGCAGATGCAGCAGCTCGCCGGCATGCGAGGCCTGATGGCCAAGCCCTCGGGCGAGATCATCGAGACCCCGATCCGCGCGAACTTCCGCGAAGGCCTGAAGGTCCTCGAGTACTTCTCGTCGACGCACGGCGCGCGCAAGGGTCTGGCCGACACGGCGCTCAAGACCGCCGACTCGGGCTACCTCACCCGCAAGCTCTGCGACGTGGCGCAGTCCGTCATCGTCGGCGAGATGGACTGCGGCTCGAAGCGCGGCATCGTGAAGCGCGCCCTCTACAAGGGCGAGGAGATCGATGTCCCCCTCTCCGAGCAGATCGTCGGGCGCGTCTCGCGCAACACGATCACCAACCCCGTCACCGACGAGGTGATCGTCCGCGAGAACGAGATGATCACCACCGAGGCGGCGCGGCGCGTCGAGGAGCTGGGGATCGACTCGGTCGTCGTCCGCTCCGCGCTCACGACCGACTCGGCGTTCGGGTGCTCGGCGCTCGACTACGGCATGGACATGTCCACCGGCAAGCTCGTCGAAGAGGGCATGGCGGTCGGCATCATCGCGGCCCAGTCGATCGGCGAGCCGGGCACGCAGCTCACGATGCGAACCTTCCACACCGGCGGCGTCGCGACGACCAAGCTGACGGAGAACAGCATCAAGGCGGCGCACGGCGGCACGATCGAGCTGCGCGACTGCGCCGAGGCGCCGGTCAAGGACGAAGAGGGCGTCGACTGTCTCGCGGCCCTCAAACGCAACGGCGAGATCGCGGTCCTCGACGCCAAGGGGCGCGAGCTCGAGAAGTACAAGGTTCCCTACGGCTCCTGGATCATGGTCAAGCCCGGCGAGCAGGCCAAGCGCGGCCAGCTGCTGGTCAAGTGGGACCCGCACCGCACGCCGATCCTCGCGGAGAAGGCCGGTAAGGTCCGCTTCGTCGACATCCAGATCGGCGAGACCGTGCGTGAAGAGGACGCGGGCCGCGGCCAGGCGGCGCTGGTCATCATCGAGCACAAGGGCGAGATGCACCCGCAGATCGTCGTCGAGGACGCCGAGGGCAAGATCCTCGACTTCCACTTCCTGCCCGCCAAGGCGCGCATCGAGGTGCGCGAGGGCACGATGATCACCCCCGGCGCGATGCTGGCCCGCCAGCCCCGTTCGGCGGGCACCTCGCAGGACATCGTCGGCGGTCTCCCTCGCGTCACCGAGATCTTCGAGGCGCGCAAGCCCAAGGACCCGGCGTTCATGGCCGAGATCTCGGGTCGCGTCGAGCTGCTCTCGGACATCCGCAAGGGCAAGATGACGATCCGCGTCACTTCCGACGCGGGTCTGACGGTCGATCACCACGTGCCTCGCGACAAGCACATCCTCGTCCACACGGGCGATTACGTGACCGCGGGCGACGCGGTGACCGACGGCCCGCTGGTGCTGCAGGACATCCTGCGGATCAAGGGCGAGGAGGCGCTGTACACCTACATGATCGACGAGGTGCAGAGCGTCTACCGAGCGCAGGGCGTGCCGATCAACGACAAGCACATCGAGGTGATCATCGCCCAGATGCTGCGCAAGGTGCGCGTGGAGAACTCGGGCGACACCGACTTCCTGCCGCACGACGTGGTCGACAAGTTCGCGTTCCGCAAGAAGAACGCGGATGTCGCCGACATGGTGCGCGTGAGCGACGCCGGCGACACGGATCTGGCGCTGGGCGCGCTCGTGCACAAGAAGGACATCCGCGAGGCCAACGCTCGCGCCGAGGCCGAGGGCAAGCAGCCCGCGAAGGCCAAGCGCGCCAAGCCGGCCACGGGTCGCACGCTGCTGCTGGGCATCACGAAGGCGTCGCTGCAGTCCGACTCGTTCCTCTCGGGCGCGTCGTTCCAGGAGACGACCAAGGTGCTCACCGAGGCGGCGCTCAAGGGCGCTGTCGACACGCTGGTGGGCCTGAAGGAGAACGTGCTGCTGGGCCACCTGATCCCGGCCGGCACGGGCTTCCACCGCCACCAGTCGATCGAGGTCGTCCGTCTCGCCGAGCCGGTCGACGAGGACGACTGGGACGAGGAGGCGATGCTCGAGGAGGCCGCGATGCGCGCCGAGGAGCTCGGCGCCCGTCCGGACGACCCGACCGCTTCGCTGCCCATCGAGATCGGCGAGGGCGTGGGCTCGTCGGACACCGCCGGCCTCAAGGGCTGA
- a CDS encoding NADP-dependent isocitrate dehydrogenase, whose translation MAQNSSGTGKTHKVTMIAGDGIGPEVAAATKRIIEAAGVKIDWEDALAGAEAFKSGVGNGVPQDTLDSIARNKVALKGPLETPVGYGEKSANVTLRKIFELYGNIRPCKEIPGIGGPFAGRGIDLIVVRENVEDLYAGIEHMQTPGVAQCLKLISHKGCEKISRLALNLARADDRKSVHYASKANIMKATEGLLKRTFEEVAKDYPDIKTEHVIIDNCCHQLVMKPERYEVIVTTNMNGDIVSDLTSGLVGGLGIAPSYNIGDDLVIFEAVHGSAPDIAGQNKANPTALTLAAVMMLRHLEEFAAADAIENAIYLTYEKGDNTTGDLTPKGKTPGTTSSFSDTVIKHLGQKSPHWKQKQNKRLELPKVTKEAATVKVASRRVAGIDLFIEFNGASKDLGDSLVSLSEGTGLTLKMMSNRGTQVWPGEYPRIDLVDHFRCRFMGGAGADVTDQQIAALLAKVSPKHRWMHIEKLQEFDGKAAYSKAQGES comes from the coding sequence ATGGCACAAAACAGCAGCGGAACGGGCAAAACGCACAAGGTCACGATGATCGCCGGCGACGGGATCGGGCCCGAGGTGGCCGCCGCCACCAAGCGGATCATCGAGGCCGCCGGCGTCAAGATCGACTGGGAGGACGCCCTGGCGGGCGCCGAGGCGTTCAAGAGCGGCGTCGGCAACGGCGTGCCCCAGGACACCCTCGACTCCATCGCGCGGAACAAGGTCGCCCTCAAGGGCCCCCTCGAGACCCCGGTCGGCTACGGCGAGAAGTCCGCCAATGTGACCCTGCGCAAGATCTTCGAGCTCTACGGCAACATCCGCCCCTGCAAGGAGATCCCCGGGATTGGCGGGCCCTTCGCGGGGCGCGGCATCGACCTGATCGTCGTCCGCGAGAACGTCGAGGACCTCTACGCCGGCATCGAGCACATGCAGACGCCCGGCGTCGCCCAGTGCCTGAAACTCATCTCGCACAAGGGCTGCGAGAAGATCAGCCGCCTCGCGCTGAACCTCGCCCGCGCCGACGACCGAAAGTCGGTGCACTACGCCAGCAAGGCCAACATCATGAAGGCCACCGAGGGCCTGCTCAAGCGCACCTTCGAGGAGGTCGCCAAGGACTACCCCGATATCAAGACCGAGCATGTCATCATCGACAACTGCTGCCACCAGTTGGTGATGAAGCCCGAGCGCTACGAGGTGATCGTCACCACGAACATGAACGGGGACATCGTCTCCGACCTGACCTCGGGCCTCGTGGGCGGGCTGGGCATCGCGCCGTCGTACAACATCGGCGACGACCTGGTCATCTTCGAGGCGGTCCACGGCTCGGCCCCTGATATTGCCGGCCAGAACAAGGCGAACCCCACGGCGCTCACGCTGGCGGCGGTGATGATGCTGCGCCACCTCGAAGAGTTCGCCGCGGCGGACGCGATCGAGAACGCGATCTATCTCACCTACGAGAAGGGCGACAACACCACGGGCGACCTGACCCCCAAGGGCAAGACCCCGGGCACGACCAGCTCCTTCAGCGACACGGTCATCAAGCACTTGGGCCAGAAGTCTCCCCACTGGAAGCAGAAGCAGAACAAGCGACTCGAACTGCCCAAGGTCACCAAGGAGGCGGCGACCGTGAAGGTCGCCTCTCGCCGCGTCGCGGGCATCGACCTGTTCATCGAGTTCAACGGGGCCTCGAAGGACTTGGGCGATTCGCTCGTGTCGCTCAGCGAGGGCACCGGGCTGACGCTCAAGATGATGAGCAACCGCGGCACGCAGGTGTGGCCGGGCGAATACCCGCGCATCGACCTCGTGGACCACTTCCGCTGCCGCTTCATGGGCGGCGCCGGCGCCGACGTGACCGACCAGCAGATCGCGGCCTTGCTCGCGAAGGTGTCTCCCAAGCACCGCTGGATGCACATCGAGAAGCTGCAGGAGTTCGACGGCAAGGCCGCGTACTCCAAGGCCCAGGGCGAAAGCTGA
- a CDS encoding DUF4112 domain-containing protein has translation MTTMSPDSRTRALARTPRVEHVDAKRRQGTAGVLPEEDPTLRGWQPRAKVYRDPSKRAGAIARLRGLAWLLDASIRVPHTNFKIGLDPIIGLIPGIGDVLGAILSALVVREAWRLGVPKRMAARMLFNVFVELVVGTVPLIGDLFDAAWKANVRNLKLMGIWKEGVAPINDPRSRNDPRPRP, from the coding sequence ATGACCACGATGTCACCGGACTCCCGAACCCGAGCCCTCGCGCGCACGCCGCGGGTGGAGCATGTCGACGCGAAGCGCCGCCAGGGCACGGCGGGCGTTCTCCCCGAAGAGGACCCCACGCTGCGCGGGTGGCAGCCGCGCGCGAAGGTGTACCGCGACCCCTCGAAGCGTGCCGGCGCGATCGCGCGCCTGCGCGGGCTCGCGTGGCTGCTCGACGCCTCGATCCGCGTCCCTCACACGAACTTCAAGATCGGGCTCGACCCGATCATCGGTCTCATCCCCGGCATCGGCGATGTGCTCGGCGCGATCCTCTCGGCGCTGGTGGTGCGCGAGGCGTGGCGCCTGGGCGTGCCCAAGCGGATGGCGGCGCGGATGCTGTTCAATGTGTTCGTCGAACTCGTCGTCGGGACCGTGCCGCTGATCGGCGACCTCTTCGACGCCGCGTGGAAGGCCAATGTCCGGAATCTGAAACTCATGGGCATCTGGAAGGAGGGCGTCGCGCCGATCAACGACCCCCGCTCCCGGAACGACCCGCGCCCCCGGCCCTGA
- a CDS encoding potassium/proton antiporter yields the protein MIAEPIATALLLVVAGVLLGASVIIGKWFDRFGVPVALLFLILGVLAGSEGVGRIPFDDYALAYRLGTIALVLILFDGGLNTRLGSLKRAVGPASLLATLGVAVTAALVALFARLVGLPWGAALLIGAVVSSTDAAAVFAILRGGGIRLRDPVGSTLELESGVNDPMAVILTAAITMHLLGQNTLGWGLAWAVPYQLVFGAVMGVVCGYLGRVVLLRVRVSTAGLFPALTLGLALLAYGAATLINASGFLAVYVAALVVGNGPIPYANGLRRIHDAIAWLAQIGMFLMLGMLVFPSQLLPNIGVGLAIALFLAFVARPAAVLLCLWPFRFKRREVGYVSWVGLRGAVPIILATFPVLRGAPGAIEVFNIVFFVVLINALAPGATVRWLTRKLGLERDEPPTPNAAIEINSMQPLKGEVLRFFISPELAACGAKLAQIRFPEGAAAVLIVRGDELVAAKGGTTFEPGDHVYVFCRPEDRGYMELVFGRAG from the coding sequence ATGATCGCCGAGCCCATCGCCACCGCTCTATTGCTTGTCGTCGCCGGGGTCCTCCTCGGGGCCAGCGTCATCATCGGCAAGTGGTTCGACCGCTTCGGCGTGCCCGTCGCGCTCCTCTTCCTGATCCTCGGCGTGCTCGCCGGCAGCGAGGGCGTCGGGCGCATCCCCTTCGATGACTACGCCCTCGCGTACCGGCTGGGCACCATCGCGCTGGTCCTCATCCTGTTCGACGGCGGGCTGAACACACGCCTCGGTTCGCTCAAACGCGCCGTCGGGCCGGCGTCCTTGCTCGCGACGCTCGGAGTCGCGGTCACCGCGGCGCTCGTCGCGCTGTTCGCGCGCCTCGTCGGGCTCCCATGGGGCGCGGCGCTGCTCATCGGCGCCGTCGTGTCGTCGACCGACGCCGCCGCGGTCTTCGCGATCCTGCGCGGCGGGGGCATCCGCCTGCGCGACCCCGTCGGCTCGACGCTCGAACTCGAATCGGGCGTCAACGACCCCATGGCGGTCATCCTCACCGCGGCGATCACGATGCACCTGCTGGGGCAGAACACGCTGGGGTGGGGGCTGGCGTGGGCGGTGCCCTATCAACTGGTGTTCGGCGCCGTCATGGGCGTGGTGTGCGGGTATCTGGGGCGCGTCGTGCTGCTGCGCGTGCGCGTGTCGACGGCGGGGCTGTTCCCGGCGCTCACGCTGGGGCTCGCGCTGCTGGCGTACGGCGCCGCGACGCTCATCAACGCGAGCGGGTTCCTCGCGGTGTATGTCGCGGCCCTGGTCGTGGGCAACGGGCCCATCCCCTACGCCAACGGGCTGCGCCGCATCCACGACGCGATCGCGTGGCTCGCGCAGATCGGCATGTTCCTCATGCTGGGCATGCTCGTGTTCCCGAGCCAGTTGCTGCCCAACATCGGCGTGGGGCTGGCGATCGCGCTGTTCCTGGCGTTCGTCGCGAGACCGGCCGCGGTGCTGCTGTGCCTGTGGCCCTTCCGCTTCAAGCGGCGCGAGGTGGGCTATGTGAGTTGGGTGGGCCTGCGCGGCGCGGTGCCGATCATCCTCGCCACCTTCCCGGTGCTGCGCGGCGCCCCCGGCGCGATCGAGGTCTTCAACATCGTCTTCTTCGTGGTGCTCATCAACGCCCTCGCCCCCGGCGCGACGGTGCGCTGGCTGACCAGGAAACTGGGGCTCGAACGCGACGAGCCCCCGACGCCCAACGCCGCGATCGAGATCAACTCGATGCAGCCCCTCAAGGGCGAGGTCCTGCGGTTCTTCATCAGCCCCGAACTGGCCGCCTGCGGCGCCAAACTCGCCCAGATCCGCTTCCCCGAAGGGGCGGCGGCGGTGCTGATCGTGCGCGGCGACGAACTGGTCGCCGCCAAGGGCGGGACGACCTTCGAGCCGGGGGACCATGTGTATGTGTTCTGCCGGCCAGAGGACAGGGGGTATATGGAGTTGGTGTTTGGAAGGGCGGGGTGA
- a CDS encoding DUF4411 family protein has product MDTSALVHLWREHYPPDVFPTLWEQLSAHARSGVLRCPREIKKELGKRQDDLFDWCRDREIFVDPDSQVQSCLKLVMSTQPRIIDIYRNSSGGDPWVIAHAMATAGTVVHVEGRRREVTIATVCDTLDVLQCSPLHLIKSLGIRI; this is encoded by the coding sequence ATGGACACCAGCGCTCTCGTGCACCTCTGGAGGGAACATTACCCGCCAGATGTATTCCCTACACTATGGGAACAGCTTTCTGCACATGCTCGATCCGGAGTGCTTCGGTGCCCACGTGAAATCAAAAAAGAACTGGGCAAAAGACAAGACGATCTGTTCGACTGGTGTCGTGACCGCGAGATCTTCGTTGACCCAGACAGTCAGGTTCAATCATGCCTGAAGCTCGTGATGTCTACGCAACCGAGAATAATTGACATATACCGAAACAGCTCTGGTGGCGATCCGTGGGTGATCGCACATGCCATGGCCACAGCGGGAACTGTTGTTCATGTCGAGGGGCGCCGCCGCGAAGTTACCATAGCCACTGTCTGTGACACGCTTGATGTCTTGCAGTGTAGTCCGCTTCATTTGATCAAGAGCCTCGGCATCAGGATCTGA
- a CDS encoding ImmA/IrrE family metallo-endopeptidase — protein MQDKAQITPNLIVWARTTVGWSREQLAAKISVRDQQLAQWESGEDLPSIAQLDKIADALKRPTAVFFLDAPPEDIRKPKDFRLLSKENSAGVFSPALLDELALFDARQRFLHDWRHDQGRTTNSLVGTATLSIDPDILANSFRQSVLRNLGKRDFRSYRHALEGAGVLATITPASRRILPAEFRGAAIADQMAPLILLNESDSQTARLFTLIHETCHLLLGLSGVSNLQRAVRTSAPEQRVERFCDRFAASVLMPAAEFRSLAKRLTDIDPASQELASLARAFGVSREAALLRLADLRFIRFDDFLELRGQIPQFEKKKGKGGPGFAVMSVERLSKPLTREIFRAREAGFIALDEACEILNLRLEHFDSVEEIAFAEH, from the coding sequence ATGCAAGATAAGGCACAAATCACGCCGAATCTGATCGTGTGGGCAAGAACGACCGTAGGATGGTCGCGCGAACAGCTTGCCGCAAAGATATCCGTCCGCGATCAACAGCTAGCGCAATGGGAGTCGGGAGAAGACTTACCTTCGATTGCACAGCTAGACAAGATTGCAGACGCACTCAAGCGGCCGACCGCGGTATTCTTTCTAGACGCCCCGCCGGAAGACATCCGAAAGCCCAAGGACTTCAGACTGCTATCGAAGGAAAACTCCGCCGGAGTGTTCTCGCCAGCCTTGCTTGATGAACTGGCACTCTTTGATGCCCGACAGAGATTCTTGCATGATTGGCGGCACGACCAAGGCCGAACAACCAACTCACTAGTCGGAACAGCCACACTATCGATCGACCCCGACATCCTTGCCAACAGCTTCCGCCAAAGCGTACTGAGAAACCTTGGAAAGCGTGATTTTCGTAGCTATCGACACGCGCTCGAGGGAGCCGGTGTGCTTGCCACAATAACTCCGGCATCACGCAGAATTCTTCCCGCCGAGTTCAGGGGCGCCGCCATCGCCGATCAGATGGCCCCGCTTATATTGCTGAATGAGTCTGATTCGCAAACAGCACGACTTTTCACGCTGATTCATGAGACATGCCATTTATTGCTCGGACTCAGCGGCGTAAGCAACCTACAGCGCGCAGTGCGAACGTCCGCCCCCGAACAGCGAGTCGAGCGGTTCTGCGACCGGTTTGCCGCAAGCGTACTAATGCCGGCAGCCGAATTCCGATCGCTGGCCAAACGACTCACGGACATAGATCCGGCATCCCAAGAATTAGCGTCACTCGCCAGAGCATTTGGCGTAAGCCGGGAAGCTGCCCTGTTGCGACTTGCTGACCTTCGATTCATTCGGTTTGACGACTTCCTAGAGCTTCGAGGACAAATTCCCCAGTTTGAGAAGAAGAAGGGAAAGGGCGGACCCGGCTTTGCGGTAATGTCCGTCGAGAGGCTCAGCAAACCTCTCACCCGAGAAATTTTCCGCGCACGAGAAGCTGGATTTATCGCACTTGACGAAGCATGTGAAATCCTGAATCTTCGACTTGAGCACTTCGACAGCGTTGAAGAGATCGCTTTCGCCGAGCATTAA
- a CDS encoding thioredoxin family protein, with amino-acid sequence MLNAAFLKSHFDRALPYHDYVATGKPAQQANFKDVYDRASLTPQQTELLRTFSRDMHILVSSGTWCGDCVQQVPLLARIAEANPQRVRLRVVDRDEHMDLTEKIMINAGHRVPTAVFMAEDFEFVSLLGDRTLTRYRAVAMRSLGPACPLPGAPIPDDELSATLQDWLDEVERVHLILRLSARLRERHGD; translated from the coding sequence ATGCTCAACGCCGCATTCCTCAAGTCCCATTTCGACCGCGCACTCCCCTACCACGACTATGTCGCCACCGGAAAGCCCGCCCAGCAGGCCAACTTCAAGGATGTCTACGACCGCGCCTCCCTCACACCCCAGCAGACCGAACTCCTGCGCACCTTCTCGCGCGACATGCACATCCTCGTCTCCTCCGGCACATGGTGCGGCGACTGCGTCCAGCAGGTCCCCCTCCTCGCACGCATCGCCGAGGCAAACCCCCAGCGTGTCCGCCTCCGCGTCGTCGACCGCGACGAGCACATGGACCTCACCGAAAAGATCATGATCAACGCGGGCCACCGCGTCCCCACCGCCGTCTTCATGGCCGAGGACTTCGAGTTCGTCTCCCTCCTGGGCGACCGGACCCTCACCCGCTACCGCGCCGTCGCGATGCGCTCCCTCGGCCCCGCCTGCCCCCTCCCCGGCGCCCCCATCCCCGACGACGAACTTTCCGCTACCCTCCAAGACTGGCTCGACGAGGTCGAACGCGTCCACCTCATCCTCCGGCTGTCGGCGAGGTTGAGGGAGAGGCATGGGGATTGA
- a CDS encoding CoA transferase subunit A: MVNKVFTSPAAVIEHLRAKGILKDGITVMAGGFGLCGIPEQMIIALRDSAAKDLTAISNNAGVDDWGLGLLLKTRQIRKMVSSYVGENDEFERQYLSGELEIEFNPQGTLAERIRAGGAGIPAFFTATGVGTIVADNKETRDFNGRTYVMETALKADLSLVKAWKADTAGNLVFRKTARNFNPMMAQAGAFTVAEVEELVEVGQLDPERVDTPGAYVDAIVVTKSEKRIEQRTTR, translated from the coding sequence ATGGTCAACAAGGTCTTCACCTCGCCCGCCGCCGTCATCGAGCACCTCCGCGCCAAGGGCATCCTCAAAGACGGCATCACCGTCATGGCCGGCGGGTTCGGGCTCTGCGGCATCCCCGAGCAGATGATCATCGCCCTGCGCGACAGCGCCGCCAAAGACCTCACCGCCATCTCCAACAACGCCGGCGTCGACGACTGGGGGCTCGGCCTCCTCCTCAAAACCCGGCAGATCCGCAAGATGGTCTCCTCCTATGTCGGCGAGAACGACGAGTTCGAACGCCAGTACCTCAGCGGCGAACTCGAGATCGAGTTCAACCCCCAGGGAACACTCGCCGAGCGCATCCGCGCCGGCGGCGCCGGCATCCCGGCCTTCTTCACCGCCACCGGCGTGGGCACCATCGTCGCCGACAACAAGGAAACCCGCGACTTCAACGGGCGCACCTATGTCATGGAGACCGCCCTCAAGGCCGACCTCTCCCTCGTCAAGGCGTGGAAGGCCGACACCGCCGGCAACCTCGTCTTCCGCAAGACGGCGCGCAATTTCAACCCCATGATGGCCCAGGCCGGCGCCTTCACCGTCGCCGAGGTCGAAGAGCTCGTCGAGGTCGGACAACTCGACCCCGAACGCGTCGACACCCCCGGCGCCTACGTCGACGCGATCGTCGTCACCAAGAGCGAGAAGCGCATCGAACAGCGCACAACGAGGTGA